CGATGACCGTGGCGCCGATCGTGCGGGTGCGTAACCTGGGCGATGTAAGTGAGAACTGCCTTGTTCAGCTGACGGTCGTGGATACGGTCAGCAGCAATATCGCCTACGCCGATTCTGCGATGGCAGAGGCGCTGGCACCCGGTGAGGTTCGGGAGGTGCGGTTGCCTTCCTGGTCGGCAACAGTTGGTTATTATCGGTTGACCGGACTGGTGGTTCTAAATGGTGATATCAACCCCGCGAATGATACATTTATTGCAAAACTGAAGGTTTCCCCGGGTGCAATCGGCTGGTTGCGCCGGCCTGATGTTCCAGCGGGCAGCGGTCCGGTAAAGGCGGGTGGCGCTCTGGCGGCGATTGAGACCGATTCGATGTTCGTATTTGCGCTTAAGGGCAATAAGACCAGGGAGTTCTATAAATATGATGCCTCAATTGGAGTCTGGCGGACATTACCTCAGATACCTGCCGGTCCGTCTGGCAAGCCGGTGAATAAGGGTGGCGCGCTCTGTTCTGATGGTGAGCGGTATGTTTATGCCACCAAAGGCAACAATACGCTGGAGTTCTGGCGGTTTAATGTCCTGAATAGCACTTGGGAGCAGCTGCCCGATGTCCCGGCCGGTGCCAAGGAGCTCAAGGGTGGAACCGGGCTGGCGTTTGTCAGCAGAGGTGATACCGCTGAGGTCTATCTGTTAAAAGGTTCCAATACGCTCGAGTTCTATGTCTATTCGGTTACTGCCAATCAGTGGTATCCACGGGCGCAGGCACCGATCGGTGGAATGGCCAAGAAATTCAAGTCCGGTTCAGCGCTGTGTGCGCACGGCAATGAAAGGCTGTTTGCAATCAAATCCTCGGTTAATGAGTTCTATGAGTATTCAATCGGAGAAGACCGCTGGATTCAGAGAGCCAGCGTGCCCGACTACTCATCTTCCGGGAAGCGGTCACGCTGCAAGGACGGTTGCGGACTGACGAGCGACGGGGTAAATACGCTTTATGCCCTCACCGGTGGCAATCGGGATTTCTTCTACTGCTATAATGTTGCCAATAACAGCTGGTTTGAGTTGGCACCGATGCCGCCCGGTCCGGCGGGCAAACGGGTGAAAGCAGGAGGCGCAGTTACCTTCATGCACAAACAGGTCTGGGCGCTGCGCGGTAACTCAACGAACGAGTTCTATGTCTATGTTCCGGACACAATGAGTCTGTTCCGCACGCCGCCTAACCGTTCCGGTGTTGCCGGCTCCGGGCTGGTCAGATCCGAGGATGCGGGTATCAGAATTGTACCCAATCCCGCCGATCAGGAGTTGTGGTTTGTCAGTAATCGTCGGCTTCCCGTAATTGTGGAACTGTTTTCCGCAGCTGGTCAGAAAGTTCTGGAAGTGAAGGTGGGAGCGGGGGAGCGCATCCGATTTGATGCGACGAGACTGCCGGCCGGTATTTATCTCGTCCGGTTTACCGAAACGATGAGCGTGCGTACCGGTAAGCTGATTGTTCAGCATTAGTCTGTCATCACGGAAAAATGAAAAACGGTGCCCCCATGATTTTCTGCCGGTTATTCCAGCGGGCCGATTGCGGACTCTACTGCCTTTAGCAGTTCGCCGGAGCGGACCAGTTCGGTGAGCCGGTTGATATCGTACTGCAGTGGCCGGTCCTCTTCTAGTTTGGGCACGGTGCTGCGGATGAGTTCATAGGCAGCCTGAGTGCCCGTGCCCAGTTTGAGCGGTTTGCGAAACTCAACCGCCTGGGCACCGCTGAGCAGTTCAATCGCAATCACGAACCAGGCATTTTCCAGAATCTGGCTTGTCTTGCGTGCCGAGGTAAAGGACATGGAGACGAAGTCCTCCTGATCTGCGGCTGCCGGAATTGAGCCGGTGGCGGCGGGTGCGGAAAGAATCCGGTTTTCGCAGATGAGCATGCCTTGAGTGTACTGGGTCAGCATCAGTCCGGAGAACATTCCGGCACCCTTGGTAAGAAAGGCAGGCAATCCGACTGACAAATTACGGTTCAGGAGCCGGTTTGTGCGCCGTTCGGAGAGGACCGCAATCATCGTTATGCTCGAACCGACCAAATCCAGTGCCAGCGCCAGCGGTGTGCCCTGAAAATTGGCGCCAGTGAGATAAGCTTGGTCATCAGGGAAGAACAGCGGGTTGTCACCAACCCCGTTCAGTTCCGTCTCAAATATCTGCTTTGCCCAGTTCAGTGCATCCCGGGCACCGCCGACTACCTGCGGGGTTGAGCGCAGGGAATAGGCATCTTGGACCTTCTTGCCCGGCTGACGGAGCATTTCCGAGTTTTCGGTCAGGCGCCGGATGTTTTTTGCGGAAGTGATCGCACCGGGATATCCGCGTGCCTTGTGAATCCGTTCATCATAGGCTGTCATATTGGCGTTGAGCACCTCAAGAGTCAGTGCGGCGGCAATTTCCGACGTTTTAAGGAACCGGTCAGTGTCAAACAGCTGCAGTGTACCCCAGCCGGCGGTCATATTGGAACCGTTGATCGTCGCCAGGCCATCCCGGGCTTCAAACTGAATTGGCTCAATACCTGCCGCCCGGAGTGCTTCAGCGCCGCTCAGCCGTTTTCCCTGATAGAACGCTTCGCCCTCGCCCAGCAGCACGAGTGCCATCTGGCTCATCGGTGAAAGGTCACCGCAGGCACCGACCGAGCCCCGGTCAAACACCACCGGTGTTACGCCCTTATTGAGCATTGCTACTAGAGTTTCCACAACCCTGAGCCGGATGCCGGAGTTGCCGTTGGCAAGGACATTAATACGGGAGCAGATGGCAGCCCGCACCACCTCTTCCGGTAGCAGGTCACCACAGCCGGCAGAATGGGAATAAACCAGATAGCGCTGAAACTGCCGGGTCTGTTCCGGTGTAAGAATTACCTCAGACAGTTCCCCGATGCCGGTGGTGATGCCATACATTACAGCACGGGCAGCGATTCTGTCCTCCACAAACTGCCGGCAGCGGGTGATCCGTTCGCGGGCAGCGGGTGTGAGTTCAACCGGCTCACGGTTCCGTGCCACCCGGACCAGGTCTTCAATCTTCAGCGTTTTGCCATCCAGCATTACTGCCATTTATTTTCCTCCCTGTTTTTTGAGCATTTTCTGTACATGACTGCCGGGCCAGAACACGCGCTGACACTGCGGGCAGCGCCGGAAATCGTTATGAATCTGATAGATGTAGAATGGTACTGCCGGTCGTGCCTGATCCCGGCTGATTTTCTTTAACACTTCATTACAGACCGGGCAGCGGGACAGGGCTTGAGATTCGCTACGGGGTTTTTCCTGAGGGATACCCAGTACCTCCCGGACTTCTTCCAGCTGCCGGTCGGTATTTTCGCTTTCCAGAAGCAGAACATCTGGCAGACCTTTGAGTTTCTGATGCCGGGTAAGAAACAGGCGCCGGTCTGCCTTTGCCCGGCGGTAAGCCTGCAACCCCCGGACACTA
This is a stretch of genomic DNA from candidate division WOR-3 bacterium. It encodes these proteins:
- the hutH gene encoding histidine ammonia-lyase, translating into MAVMLDGKTLKIEDLVRVARNREPVELTPAARERITRCRQFVEDRIAARAVMYGITTGIGELSEVILTPEQTRQFQRYLVYSHSAGCGDLLPEEVVRAAICSRINVLANGNSGIRLRVVETLVAMLNKGVTPVVFDRGSVGACGDLSPMSQMALVLLGEGEAFYQGKRLSGAEALRAAGIEPIQFEARDGLATINGSNMTAGWGTLQLFDTDRFLKTSEIAAALTLEVLNANMTAYDERIHKARGYPGAITSAKNIRRLTENSEMLRQPGKKVQDAYSLRSTPQVVGGARDALNWAKQIFETELNGVGDNPLFFPDDQAYLTGANFQGTPLALALDLVGSSITMIAVLSERRTNRLLNRNLSVGLPAFLTKGAGMFSGLMLTQYTQGMLICENRILSAPAATGSIPAAADQEDFVSMSFTSARKTSQILENAWFVIAIELLSGAQAVEFRKPLKLGTGTQAAYELIRSTVPKLEEDRPLQYDINRLTELVRSGELLKAVESAIGPLE
- a CDS encoding Mut7-C RNAse domain-containing protein, whose protein sequence is MKSDNHPRLFCDVMLGRLARRLRLLGLDVRYEPSVRGLQAYRRAKADRRLFLTRHQKLKGLPDVLLLESENTDRQLEEVREVLGIPQEKPRSESQALSRCPVCNEVLKKISRDQARPAVPFYIYQIHNDFRRCPQCQRVFWPGSHVQKMLKKQGGK